The proteins below come from a single Plantactinospora sp. KBS50 genomic window:
- a CDS encoding 3-oxoacyl-ACP synthase has protein sequence MTVHLSAPAYVLGEDRTPHADLPGFAERIRELKMPPLAQLWGWGSVWRTRRPVADLMLDSGRAALAGAGLDPAGVDAVVLCCTRFAGGPDVHGSFVERVLTGLDLPGAAFVGVTLNRCANLMAGIDVAAAWVAARRYRSVLVITADRVGGADRRIEPFALFSDGAAACLVAADPYGAQSYELLGCAAAQHAPDLDWSHEISPVLSRRVNDELAKVTGVPAGRVSAVLPANLFLPVLGMKERQAGFGADQLYTDNVARVGHCFAADPLINLVDRAAAGGIEPGGAYLLAVSVPGARHGVLLRAGSAS, from the coding sequence GTGACCGTCCACCTCAGCGCTCCCGCGTACGTCCTCGGCGAGGACCGGACCCCGCACGCCGACCTGCCGGGCTTCGCGGAGCGCATCCGCGAGCTGAAGATGCCACCGCTGGCGCAGTTGTGGGGCTGGGGCAGCGTGTGGCGTACCCGCCGGCCGGTGGCCGACCTGATGCTGGACAGCGGCCGGGCGGCCCTGGCCGGCGCGGGCCTGGACCCGGCCGGCGTGGACGCCGTGGTGCTGTGCTGCACCCGGTTCGCCGGCGGGCCGGACGTGCACGGCTCCTTCGTCGAGCGGGTGCTGACCGGCCTCGACCTGCCCGGTGCGGCCTTCGTGGGCGTCACGCTGAACCGCTGCGCCAACCTGATGGCCGGCATCGACGTCGCGGCGGCCTGGGTGGCGGCCCGGCGCTACCGCAGCGTGCTGGTCATCACCGCCGACCGGGTCGGCGGCGCCGACCGGCGGATCGAGCCGTTCGCGCTGTTCAGCGACGGCGCCGCGGCCTGCCTGGTGGCCGCCGACCCGTACGGCGCGCAGAGCTACGAACTGCTCGGCTGCGCCGCCGCACAGCACGCGCCGGACCTGGACTGGTCGCACGAGATCAGCCCGGTGCTGTCCCGACGGGTCAACGACGAACTGGCCAAGGTCACCGGCGTGCCGGCCGGGCGGGTGTCCGCGGTCCTGCCGGCCAACCTGTTCCTGCCCGTGCTCGGGATGAAGGAGCGCCAGGCCGGCTTCGGCGCCGACCAGTTGTACACCGACAACGTCGCCCGGGTGGGCCACTGCTTCGCCGCCGACCCGCTGATCAATCTCGTCGATCGGGCCGCCGCCGGGGGCATCGAGCCCGGCGGCGCCTACCTGCTCGCCGTCAGTGTCCCGGGCGCCCGGCACGGCGTCCTGCTGCGCGCGGGATCCGCGTCTTAG
- a CDS encoding iron-containing redox enzyme family protein translates to MPAFVLPDQTAALPATTFEFDPSAAAPAAALLAERPTVALHRLLRDQETQVGLLAARRVVAGFLEPPPAPGDPGTLAERLVAARTDLRARVRALAGLTDPEVRVPVLRQRAALALLGGCWLDTLSQPATQPAVIVNRLFAQHFAVQGAGQPQRCAHHLRRHALEQAGVYLPPIDGVDFFTQARTRDLTALHGLFQLSLSRLSASFLPEIVGAHVAWHLLGVDDELLAVPPRLAEADLLGVLAEYLDLAGPAERRRAGAAAELVTALEREHVELLEQTARWYAELPLEGKVTEIIQRHAPYAGRQHGEVRVAGQRLADVLSDPALDVPAFVRTFRNSRQLKAIRGGDGRFLRAIKFGGPMFGIFDEQEAAVFRAWAQAAAAGTLPDADPPVNQLGDEAAEGWRARLAGSAPADIRYAAADPADDRELFHRLVNIEAYPNTLPLARRRAQLGLDAAEVLFTFGADGRFTDASWLDYTPAALLERVERIYWDKLVQPYRPLTEIPDRDEVVFGQKTFALGSLIDGAWAHRIGNVGRYQRVSDGMLASIYADEMGRGDIRKNHITLIVQVLRSMDIELPHIRDTAFLDQGELPDHLYGFAIHQLCLSLFPDSCYPEILGYNLGIEMFGLGEMRLHEMQKLRHHGFDAGYEEAHLSIDNFSAGHARQSADIIVGYLDEVGRTVGPAAVAADWRRIWRGYASFAYFVEHTLVRSVTAPAASAEVTI, encoded by the coding sequence GTGCCTGCTTTCGTCCTGCCGGACCAGACCGCCGCCCTGCCGGCGACCACCTTCGAATTCGACCCGTCGGCCGCCGCGCCGGCCGCCGCGCTGCTGGCCGAACGGCCCACGGTGGCGCTGCACCGGTTGCTGCGCGACCAGGAGACGCAGGTCGGCCTGCTGGCCGCCCGGCGCGTGGTGGCGGGGTTCCTCGAACCGCCGCCCGCGCCCGGCGACCCCGGCACGCTGGCCGAGCGCCTGGTGGCGGCCCGCACCGATCTGCGCGCGCGGGTACGCGCCCTGGCCGGGCTGACCGACCCGGAGGTACGCGTCCCGGTGCTGCGCCAGCGGGCGGCCCTGGCGCTGCTCGGCGGCTGCTGGCTGGACACCCTGTCGCAGCCGGCGACCCAGCCGGCGGTCATCGTCAACCGGCTGTTCGCGCAGCACTTCGCGGTGCAGGGCGCCGGGCAGCCGCAGCGCTGCGCGCACCACCTGCGCCGGCACGCGCTGGAACAGGCCGGCGTCTACCTGCCGCCGATCGACGGGGTCGACTTCTTCACCCAGGCCCGGACCCGGGACCTGACCGCGCTGCACGGGCTGTTCCAGCTCTCGCTGTCCCGGCTGTCCGCCAGCTTCCTGCCGGAGATCGTGGGCGCGCACGTCGCCTGGCACCTGCTCGGGGTGGACGACGAGCTGCTGGCGGTGCCGCCGCGGCTGGCCGAGGCGGACCTGCTCGGCGTGCTGGCCGAGTACCTGGACCTGGCCGGGCCGGCCGAGCGGCGCCGGGCGGGCGCCGCGGCCGAACTGGTCACCGCCCTGGAGCGGGAACACGTCGAGCTGCTCGAACAGACCGCGCGCTGGTACGCCGAGCTGCCGCTGGAGGGGAAGGTCACGGAGATAATCCAGCGGCACGCGCCGTACGCGGGCCGGCAGCACGGCGAGGTCCGGGTGGCCGGTCAGCGGCTGGCCGACGTGCTCAGCGATCCGGCCCTGGACGTACCGGCGTTCGTGCGCACGTTCCGCAACTCCCGCCAGCTCAAGGCGATCCGCGGCGGTGACGGCCGGTTCCTGCGGGCCATCAAGTTCGGCGGCCCCATGTTCGGCATCTTCGACGAGCAGGAGGCGGCGGTCTTCCGGGCCTGGGCGCAGGCCGCCGCGGCCGGCACCCTGCCGGACGCCGACCCGCCGGTGAACCAACTGGGCGACGAGGCCGCCGAGGGCTGGCGCGCCCGGCTGGCCGGGTCCGCGCCGGCCGACATCCGGTACGCCGCCGCCGACCCGGCCGATGACCGCGAGCTGTTCCACCGGCTGGTGAACATCGAGGCGTACCCGAACACGCTGCCGCTGGCCCGCCGGCGGGCGCAGCTCGGCCTGGACGCGGCCGAGGTGCTGTTCACCTTCGGCGCCGACGGGCGGTTCACCGACGCGAGCTGGCTGGACTACACCCCGGCGGCGCTGCTGGAGCGGGTCGAGCGGATCTACTGGGACAAGCTGGTGCAGCCGTACCGGCCGCTGACCGAGATCCCCGACCGGGACGAGGTGGTGTTCGGGCAGAAGACGTTCGCGCTGGGCAGCCTCATCGACGGCGCCTGGGCGCACCGGATCGGCAACGTCGGGCGCTACCAGCGGGTCAGTGACGGCATGCTGGCCTCCATCTACGCCGACGAGATGGGCCGCGGCGACATCCGCAAGAACCACATCACGCTCATCGTGCAGGTGCTGCGCAGCATGGACATCGAGCTGCCGCACATCCGGGACACCGCCTTCCTGGACCAGGGCGAACTGCCCGACCACCTCTACGGCTTCGCGATCCACCAGCTCTGCCTGTCGCTCTTCCCGGACTCCTGCTATCCGGAGATCCTCGGCTACAACCTGGGCATCGAGATGTTCGGCCTCGGCGAGATGCGCCTGCACGAGATGCAGAAGCTCCGGCACCACGGCTTCGACGCCGGGTACGAGGAGGCGCACCTGTCCATCGACAACTTCTCGGCCGGGCACGCCCGGCAGTCCGCGGACATCATCGTCGGCTATCTCGACGAGGTCGGCCGCACGGTCGGCCCGGCGGCGGTCGCCGCGGACTGGCGGCGGATCTGGCGCGGCTACGCCTCGTTCGCCTACTTCGTGGAGCACACCCTGGTCCGCAGCGTCACCGCGCCGGCCGCCAGCGCCGAGGTCACGATCTGA
- a CDS encoding acyl-CoA dehydrogenase family protein: MPAATSTPTRVPLAGLDPAHLQLPFYEPRHARTATAVTEFTTRHAGWWRRPLPGPAAEHTRTVLRALGQAGLLSFADPARSADTDTDTDGDRAADGNGNGNGHGNGNGHGNGAGAGAGDLRSVCLAREALAYADDLADYAYSIQALTATALLRQGTDEQRGRYLPGMAAGVLQGAFAVSEPGAGSDLAAVATEAVRDGDGYRLTGTKAWIANAGTADVYAVLARTGEGPGALGLSMFLVPGDAVGLATEPVGFIAPRAFGHLHLRGVRVGADARLGRPGLGLPVALEVLDRFRLTVGAAAVGFARRALHEALRHARGRRIYGDRLSNLATVRSRLADLDVQLSAATLLVTRAAWEVDRGAGHARHSAVAKLHATETAQAIVDECVQLFGAAGLVADSVPERLYRQVRSLRIYEGTSEVLRDVIAGSLDGRRAERCGAVFDAGEDPR, from the coding sequence ATGCCCGCCGCCACCTCGACCCCGACCCGGGTGCCGCTGGCCGGACTCGACCCGGCGCACCTGCAACTGCCGTTCTACGAGCCGCGGCACGCGCGCACCGCGACGGCGGTCACCGAGTTCACCACCCGGCACGCCGGCTGGTGGCGGCGTCCGCTGCCCGGACCGGCGGCCGAGCACACCCGGACCGTCCTGCGCGCCCTCGGCCAGGCCGGGCTGCTGTCCTTCGCCGACCCGGCCCGGTCCGCCGACACCGACACCGACACCGATGGCGACCGCGCCGCCGACGGCAACGGCAACGGCAACGGGCATGGCAACGGCAACGGGCATGGCAACGGCGCCGGCGCCGGCGCCGGGGACCTGCGCTCGGTGTGCCTGGCCCGCGAGGCCCTCGCGTACGCCGACGACCTGGCCGACTACGCGTACTCCATCCAGGCGCTGACCGCGACGGCGCTGCTGCGCCAGGGCACCGACGAGCAGCGCGGGCGGTACCTGCCGGGGATGGCCGCCGGGGTGCTCCAGGGCGCCTTCGCGGTCTCCGAACCCGGGGCCGGCTCCGACCTGGCCGCGGTGGCGACCGAGGCGGTACGCGACGGCGACGGCTACCGGCTGACCGGCACGAAGGCGTGGATCGCCAACGCCGGCACGGCCGACGTGTACGCCGTGCTGGCGCGTACCGGCGAGGGACCGGGCGCGCTGGGCCTGAGCATGTTCCTGGTGCCCGGGGACGCCGTCGGCCTGGCCACCGAACCGGTCGGCTTCATCGCGCCGCGCGCCTTCGGCCACCTGCACCTGCGCGGGGTGCGGGTGGGGGCCGACGCCCGGCTGGGCCGCCCCGGGCTGGGCCTGCCGGTCGCGCTGGAGGTGCTGGACCGGTTCCGGCTGACCGTCGGCGCCGCCGCGGTCGGTTTCGCCCGGCGGGCGCTGCACGAGGCGCTGCGGCACGCCCGCGGCCGGCGGATCTACGGCGACCGGCTGTCCAACCTGGCCACCGTCCGGTCCCGGCTGGCCGACCTCGACGTCCAGCTGAGCGCCGCCACGCTGCTGGTGACCAGGGCCGCCTGGGAGGTGGACCGGGGCGCCGGCCACGCCCGGCACTCGGCCGTGGCCAAGCTGCACGCCACCGAGACCGCCCAGGCCATCGTGGACGAATGCGTCCAACTGTTCGGCGCCGCGGGGCTGGTCGCCGACAGCGTTCCCGAGCGGCTCTACCGTCAGGTCCGATCGCTTCGCATCTACGAAGGTACGTCCGAGGTCCTGCGCGACGTCATCGCCGGCTCGTTGGACGGACGACGCGCCGAGAGATGCGGCGCCGTTTTCGACGCCGGAGAGGACCCACGATGA
- a CDS encoding cytochrome P450 produces the protein MTDLTPITAVTAADPYPYYASLVAERPFGFDETLRAWVAADAAAVRAVLTEPALRVRPPAEPVPAGIVGTAAGEVFGRLVRMTDGDPQRRLKQAVVTALGAVDADRAAALAAERSAHLVKRQAPLRDQLFSVPAQVVAVLCGLDDPAADEAGVLIGDFVQCIPATATPQQQARAAMAAAALRELLGPALSGRGSGLLADLVRAAGPDAEPAAVAANGLGLLSQTFDATAGLIGNTLVAYGRRPDLPRRDAAAVRAVVREVARHDAPIQNTRRFVAEPVPVAGATLAPGDAVLVLLAAANRDPAANESPERFRTDRAEPAVFTFGAGPHACPGRDLATAIAAAVVDTLLGGGFDPAGLDGVSYLTLANARIPAL, from the coding sequence ATGACCGACCTGACCCCGATCACCGCCGTGACCGCGGCCGACCCGTACCCGTACTACGCCAGCCTCGTCGCCGAGCGGCCGTTCGGCTTTGACGAGACCCTGCGCGCGTGGGTGGCCGCCGACGCGGCCGCGGTGCGGGCCGTGCTGACCGAGCCGGCGCTGCGGGTCCGCCCGCCGGCCGAGCCGGTGCCCGCGGGCATCGTCGGCACCGCGGCCGGCGAGGTGTTCGGCCGGCTGGTCCGGATGACCGACGGGGATCCGCAGCGGCGGCTCAAGCAAGCCGTGGTCACCGCGCTGGGCGCCGTGGACGCCGACCGGGCGGCGGCGCTGGCCGCGGAGCGCAGCGCGCACCTGGTCAAGCGCCAGGCACCGCTGCGCGACCAGCTGTTCTCGGTGCCGGCGCAGGTGGTGGCGGTGCTCTGCGGCCTGGACGACCCGGCCGCCGACGAGGCGGGCGTGCTGATCGGCGACTTCGTCCAGTGCATCCCGGCGACCGCCACGCCGCAGCAGCAGGCCCGGGCCGCCATGGCGGCGGCGGCGCTGCGCGAGTTGCTCGGCCCGGCGCTGTCCGGGCGCGGCAGCGGGCTGCTGGCCGATCTGGTCCGGGCGGCCGGCCCGGACGCCGAACCGGCCGCCGTCGCGGCCAACGGCCTCGGCCTGCTGTCCCAGACGTTCGACGCCACCGCCGGGCTGATCGGCAACACGCTCGTCGCGTACGGCCGGCGTCCCGACCTGCCCCGCCGGGACGCGGCGGCGGTGCGGGCCGTGGTCCGCGAGGTGGCCCGGCACGACGCGCCGATCCAGAACACCCGGCGGTTCGTCGCCGAACCGGTGCCGGTGGCCGGCGCGACGCTGGCCCCCGGCGACGCCGTCCTGGTGCTGCTGGCGGCGGCGAACCGGGACCCGGCCGCGAACGAGTCGCCCGAGCGGTTCCGCACCGACCGCGCCGAGCCCGCGGTGTTCACCTTCGGCGCCGGGCCGCACGCCTGCCCGGGCCGCGACCTCGCCACCGCCATCGCGGCGGCCGTGGTCGACACGCTGCTGGGCGGCGGGTTCGACCCGGCCGGGCTCGACGGCGTGAGCTACCTGACCCTGGCCAACGCGCGAATCCCCGCGCTGTAG
- a CDS encoding saccharopine dehydrogenase → MPHFWLRHETRQTERRAAITPEDAGRLIRDGATVTVEESPQRIFEIERYREVGCRIAPATGWFDAPEDAVVVGLKELPVLPPRLRHRHVYFGHAYKNQEGAAELLHRFRTGGGTLLDAEYLTDGSGRRLATFGYWAGYVGAALAMLRFRGRLTPPLHPYARPELDAALAPGPGERQPRVLVIGANGRCGRGARDALAVSGVDPTCWDIDETRDLDKVALLGHDILINAVFVRTPQKPFVTHVDIDADRRLSLICDVSCDVTGDCNTLPIYERVTSWPQPVVRLRGPEHPLDLIAIDNLPSLLPLAASTAFSAQLTPLLARIDRDDPVWQRAATHFRDALERSTRDA, encoded by the coding sequence TTGCCCCACTTCTGGTTACGTCACGAGACGCGGCAGACCGAACGGCGTGCCGCGATCACGCCGGAGGACGCCGGTCGGCTGATCCGGGACGGCGCCACGGTCACCGTCGAGGAGTCGCCGCAGCGGATCTTCGAGATCGAGCGGTACCGCGAGGTGGGCTGCCGGATCGCGCCGGCGACCGGCTGGTTCGACGCGCCGGAGGACGCCGTGGTGGTGGGGCTCAAGGAGTTGCCGGTGCTGCCGCCGAGGCTGCGGCACCGGCACGTCTACTTCGGACACGCGTACAAGAACCAGGAGGGCGCCGCCGAGCTGCTGCACCGCTTCCGGACCGGCGGCGGCACCCTGCTGGACGCCGAGTACCTCACCGACGGGTCCGGCCGGCGGCTGGCCACCTTCGGCTACTGGGCCGGCTACGTCGGCGCGGCGCTGGCGATGCTGCGGTTCCGGGGCCGCCTGACCCCGCCGCTGCACCCGTACGCGCGCCCGGAGCTGGACGCCGCGCTCGCGCCCGGGCCCGGCGAGCGGCAGCCGCGGGTGCTGGTGATCGGCGCCAACGGCCGGTGCGGCCGCGGCGCCCGGGACGCGCTGGCCGTCAGCGGTGTCGACCCGACCTGCTGGGACATCGACGAGACCCGGGACCTGGACAAGGTCGCCCTGCTCGGGCACGACATCCTGATCAACGCCGTCTTCGTCCGCACCCCGCAGAAGCCGTTCGTCACGCACGTGGACATCGACGCCGACCGCCGGCTCTCGCTGATCTGCGACGTGTCCTGCGACGTCACGGGCGACTGCAACACGCTGCCCATCTACGAGCGGGTGACGTCCTGGCCGCAGCCGGTGGTCCGGCTGCGCGGTCCGGAGCACCCGCTGGACCTGATCGCCATCGACAACCTGCCCTCGTTGCTGCCGCTGGCCGCCAGCACCGCCTTCTCCGCGCAGCTGACCCCGCTGTTGGCCCGGATCGACCGGGACGACCCGGTGTGGCAGCGCGCGGCCACGCACTTCCGCGACGCCCTCGAACGGAGCACCCGCGATGCCTGA
- a CDS encoding MFS transporter: protein MAEAVPGALRNPEFRKFWIGETISLIGTEVTRFALPLVAVITLGASAFEVGVLNAMRYVPIVVVSLFAGIWLDRRRRLPVLIGSNIGRFVVIGIVPLLAAVNGLHLWALWAVALALGTLTVLFDVGSLSFVPNVVQRAQLPDANGRIQTSFSLAMIAGPSIGGFLVAALGAPRALALDALSYAVSVAMLMSLRVQEPEPQSAQDRPGIRASIAEGLHAVFGNAVLRNLLTQSATFNLAQNAMLTVFVVYTVRTLGLSASQLGLVLGIGSLGALAGGLLSARVTRTIGFGRSLRLATTVAGLAPLAFLFARGGDLASLTVLTAAFGVAGFMLVVYNVNTVSLRQVVTPNRLLARMNASYRMVLFGTIPLGALLGGTLGEYLGLRPAMVITVILLTTPILWTFFSPVFRLPSIPSGPDDPLIAPVSPAPAATPAAKA from the coding sequence ATGGCCGAGGCCGTTCCGGGTGCCCTGCGCAACCCGGAGTTCCGCAAGTTCTGGATCGGGGAGACCATCTCCCTGATCGGCACGGAGGTGACCCGGTTCGCCCTCCCGCTGGTCGCCGTCATCACCCTCGGCGCGTCCGCGTTCGAGGTGGGCGTGCTCAACGCGATGCGCTACGTGCCCATCGTGGTGGTCTCGCTGTTCGCCGGGATCTGGCTGGACCGGCGGCGCCGGCTGCCGGTGCTGATCGGCAGCAACATCGGACGCTTCGTGGTGATCGGCATCGTCCCGCTGCTGGCGGCGGTGAACGGGCTGCACCTGTGGGCGTTGTGGGCCGTCGCGCTGGCGCTGGGCACCCTGACCGTGCTGTTCGACGTCGGCTCGCTGTCCTTCGTGCCCAACGTGGTGCAGCGGGCGCAACTGCCCGATGCCAACGGCCGGATCCAGACCTCGTTCTCGCTCGCGATGATCGCCGGGCCGAGCATCGGCGGTTTCCTGGTCGCGGCGCTGGGCGCACCGCGGGCGCTGGCGCTTGACGCGCTGTCCTACGCGGTGAGCGTGGCGATGCTGATGTCGCTCAGGGTGCAGGAGCCGGAGCCGCAGAGCGCGCAGGACCGGCCGGGCATCCGCGCCTCGATCGCCGAGGGGCTGCACGCGGTCTTCGGCAACGCCGTGCTGCGCAACCTGCTGACCCAGTCGGCGACCTTCAACCTCGCCCAGAACGCCATGCTCACCGTCTTCGTCGTCTACACCGTCCGGACGCTCGGCCTCAGCGCCTCCCAGCTCGGGCTGGTGCTGGGTATCGGCTCGCTCGGCGCGTTGGCCGGCGGCCTGCTGTCGGCCCGCGTCACCCGGACCATCGGGTTCGGCCGGTCGCTGCGGCTGGCCACCACCGTCGCCGGGCTGGCGCCGCTGGCCTTCCTGTTCGCCCGCGGCGGCGACCTGGCCTCGCTCACCGTGCTGACCGCCGCGTTCGGCGTCGCCGGGTTCATGCTGGTGGTCTACAACGTCAACACGGTCTCGCTGCGCCAGGTCGTCACGCCGAACCGGCTGCTGGCCCGGATGAACGCCAGCTACCGGATGGTGCTGTTCGGCACCATCCCGCTGGGGGCGCTGCTGGGCGGCACCCTCGGCGAGTACCTCGGCCTGCGGCCGGCCATGGTGATCACGGTGATCCTGCTGACCACGCCGATCCTGTGGACCTTCTTCTCCCCGGTGTTCCGGCTGCCGTCCATCCCGAGCGGCCCCGACGACCCGCTGATCGCCCCCGTCTCCCCCGCTCCGGCGGCCACCCCGGCGGCCAAGGCCTGA